In the Aeromicrobium fastidiosum genome, CAAGGGCGTCCGCAACGAGAAGTGACGCTCGGGGCGGCTGGTCACATCACGCAGTGACCAGCCGCCCCACCCACAACAGCAATGCATAAGGAAGGAGGAAAGATGGACATGGAAACGGTCATCTCAACCAACGTCGCCGCGGTCGGGTACGACCCCGCAACCCGCACGATGCGCGTCGCGTTCCAGAGCGGCGGCCTGTACGACTACTACAACGTCGAACCGGCTCTGTTCGAGCAGATGCTCTTGCCGTACCCGTGGCGACGCATCGGGTTCCGCGTCAAGCGCCACAAGCACAAGCGCCTCGCCGCCTGAGGCGCCGGGCGCGGAAACG is a window encoding:
- a CDS encoding KTSC domain-containing protein; protein product: MDMETVISTNVAAVGYDPATRTMRVAFQSGGLYDYYNVEPALFEQMLLPYPWRRIGFRVKRHKHKRLAA